A window of Microbacterium luteolum contains these coding sequences:
- a CDS encoding FitA-like ribbon-helix-helix domain-containing protein encodes MATVTIRNLSDEVVAALKERARRNSRSMEAEARDLLTRMAEGEEFVSGVEARIAARIRPRWSMPTSELMARIAQSPPPPVDAEAWVADTRADDDSEDFRDPWDQHAAS; translated from the coding sequence ATGGCGACGGTGACGATCCGGAACCTGAGCGACGAGGTGGTGGCCGCACTCAAAGAGCGCGCACGACGCAACTCTCGCTCGATGGAGGCCGAGGCGCGCGACCTGCTCACGCGCATGGCGGAAGGAGAAGAGTTCGTGAGCGGGGTGGAGGCGCGCATCGCCGCACGAATCCGACCGCGCTGGTCCATGCCGACGAGCGAGTTGATGGCGCGAATCGCTCAGAGCCCGCCACCACCCGTCGACGCCGAAGCCTGGGTCGCGGACACTCGAGCAGACGACGATTCCGAAGACTTCCGCGATCCCTGGGACCAGCATGCTGCTTCTTGA
- a CDS encoding dihydrofolate reductase family protein yields the protein MRELVYYVAVSLDGFIAGPNGEFDAFLVEGDHMDAINDRFADTIPTDAAAALGIRQERTEFDTVLMGWNTYAIGGTPSPYRHLRQIVFSRTRTAEAENLEVTAEDPRAVVQRLKNEDGAAIWLCGGGELAATLADEIDRLVLKRQPLLFGAGIPLFSDRPYRPERFEPVDTTAFRTGVVVSELIRRREG from the coding sequence ATGCGAGAACTCGTGTACTACGTCGCCGTCAGCCTCGACGGTTTCATCGCCGGCCCGAACGGCGAGTTCGATGCGTTCCTGGTCGAGGGCGACCACATGGACGCGATCAACGATCGCTTCGCCGACACGATCCCGACCGACGCGGCCGCCGCGCTCGGCATCCGCCAGGAGCGCACGGAGTTCGACACCGTGCTGATGGGCTGGAACACCTATGCGATCGGCGGAACTCCGAGTCCGTACCGCCACCTCCGGCAGATCGTGTTCAGCCGCACCCGCACGGCAGAGGCCGAGAACCTCGAGGTGACGGCCGAGGATCCGCGGGCCGTCGTCCAACGGCTCAAGAACGAGGACGGCGCAGCGATCTGGCTCTGCGGCGGCGGGGAGCTCGCCGCGACGCTGGCCGACGAGATCGACCGGCTGGTCCTCAAGCGGCAGCCGCTGCTCTTCGGAGCCGGCATCCCGCTGTTCAGCGACCGCCCCTACCGACCCGAGCGGTTCGAGCCCGTGGACACGACCGCGTTCCGGACCGGTGTCGTCGTGTCGGAGCTCATCCGCCGCCGCGAAGGATGA
- a CDS encoding CPBP family intramembrane glutamic endopeptidase, with protein MTASSPRPRTSRSITADVTWFFAIAILLCFALSVPMVFRLVPEDVNNLITPLLQLTPLLAAIIMWIARRPGTFRQTFATGWRGTPRWIGIGIGIIAAIAATQTAIALSTGIWQLNPLEQIAAATIWVIPVLLMQSIFAIGEEFGWRGWLVTRAASWGFWPLALVSGLVWIVWHLPVLAVIGDRPVWDIVIYFAGMLPWAPLLLALRWRSGSVWPAVLTHGAINSIRVYLLQSVPNATDHLLIEVIGWVLTLAAAAWLMRPSKAQFVQAG; from the coding sequence ATGACTGCGTCTTCCCCACGCCCGCGAACGTCCCGATCGATCACCGCCGATGTCACCTGGTTCTTCGCGATCGCCATCCTGCTGTGCTTCGCGCTGTCCGTGCCGATGGTGTTCCGGCTGGTCCCCGAAGACGTCAACAACCTGATCACTCCGCTCCTGCAGCTGACCCCGTTGCTCGCCGCGATCATCATGTGGATCGCCCGGCGGCCGGGGACCTTCCGACAGACCTTCGCCACGGGCTGGCGCGGCACACCCCGGTGGATCGGGATCGGGATCGGCATCATCGCCGCGATCGCCGCGACCCAGACCGCGATCGCCCTGTCGACGGGGATCTGGCAGCTCAATCCGCTCGAACAGATCGCCGCCGCGACCATCTGGGTCATCCCCGTGCTGCTCATGCAGTCGATCTTCGCCATCGGCGAGGAGTTCGGCTGGCGCGGGTGGCTGGTGACGCGCGCGGCATCGTGGGGCTTCTGGCCCCTGGCGCTCGTCAGCGGCCTGGTCTGGATCGTCTGGCACCTGCCCGTGCTCGCCGTCATCGGCGACCGCCCCGTCTGGGACATCGTCATCTACTTCGCGGGCATGCTGCCCTGGGCGCCGCTGCTGCTCGCCCTCCGCTGGCGCTCGGGGAGCGTCTGGCCGGCGGTTCTGACACACGGCGCCATCAACAGCATCCGGGTGTACCTGCTGCAGTCCGTCCCGAACGCGACGGATCACCTGCTCATCGAGGTGATCGGCTGGGTGCTCACGCTCGCGGCCGCCGCGTGGCTGATGCGTCCGAGCAAGGCGCAGTTCGTCCAGGCGGGATAG
- the treZ gene encoding malto-oligosyltrehalose trehalohydrolase, producing the protein MIEVWAPRARRMRVRRHDSGGATIGERELEAGPDGWWHADLPLADGERYGFLIDDREELRPDPRSRRQPEGVHGPSAAFDASAFAWSDDSWTGRQLAGGLIYELHLGTFTPEGTLDAAIGRLDHLVALGVTHVELLPVNAFNGPWNWGYDGVLWYAVHEGYGGPPAYQRFVDAAHSRGLAVIQDVVYNHLGPSGNYLPEFGPYLREGSNTGWGDSVDLDERAVRDFILENALMWLRDFHVDGLRLDAVHALHDEQPVHILRELAQRVDALSVQLERPLSLIAESDLNDPTLILPREAGGYGLTAQWSDDWHHAVHVALTGETTGYYADFAAEDAVAKVSQGGFFHDGTFSSFRGRPHGSPIPPEVPTWRLVTFAQDHDQIGNRAAGDRLSASLSPDRLAVAAVLTLTAPGTPMLFMGEEWGASTPWQFFTSHPEPELGRAVSEGRKAEFARMDWDTDAVPDPQDPATFERSHLDWAELDDAPHARLLALYRELAALRRDRPELTDPDSTSTRVSVRETDGTPQHRVYRIDRGALSVLVNLSAAPAEFEIGAHATVLLSTAAAVPDAGILVLPRDSAAVVAPA; encoded by the coding sequence GTGATCGAGGTCTGGGCTCCGCGCGCGCGACGGATGCGGGTGCGGCGGCACGACTCCGGCGGCGCGACGATCGGCGAGCGGGAGCTGGAGGCCGGACCGGACGGCTGGTGGCATGCCGATCTCCCTCTCGCCGACGGCGAGCGCTATGGCTTCCTGATCGATGACCGCGAGGAACTGCGTCCCGATCCGCGTTCCCGCAGACAGCCCGAGGGCGTGCACGGCCCATCGGCGGCGTTCGACGCGAGCGCATTCGCCTGGAGCGACGATTCGTGGACCGGGCGGCAGCTCGCGGGCGGGCTGATCTACGAGCTGCACCTCGGCACGTTCACGCCCGAGGGTACGCTCGACGCCGCGATCGGCCGGCTCGACCACCTGGTCGCCCTCGGCGTCACGCACGTGGAGCTGCTGCCGGTCAACGCCTTCAACGGCCCGTGGAACTGGGGCTACGACGGCGTGCTCTGGTACGCCGTGCACGAGGGCTACGGCGGTCCGCCGGCGTATCAGCGGTTCGTCGATGCGGCGCACTCCCGCGGCCTCGCGGTGATCCAGGACGTGGTCTACAACCATCTGGGTCCGAGCGGCAACTACCTGCCCGAGTTCGGCCCCTACCTGCGCGAGGGCAGCAACACGGGTTGGGGCGACTCGGTCGATCTCGACGAGCGGGCAGTGCGCGACTTCATCCTCGAGAACGCCCTGATGTGGCTGCGGGACTTCCACGTCGACGGTCTCCGGCTGGATGCCGTGCACGCGCTGCACGACGAGCAGCCGGTGCATATCCTGCGCGAGCTCGCGCAGCGCGTCGACGCCCTCTCGGTGCAGCTCGAACGCCCGCTCAGCCTCATCGCGGAGTCGGACCTGAACGACCCGACGCTCATCCTGCCCCGCGAGGCGGGCGGCTACGGCCTCACGGCCCAGTGGTCCGACGACTGGCATCACGCCGTGCACGTCGCGCTCACCGGCGAGACCACGGGCTACTACGCCGACTTCGCAGCGGAGGATGCCGTCGCCAAGGTCTCTCAGGGCGGGTTCTTCCACGACGGCACCTTCTCGTCGTTCCGCGGTCGCCCGCACGGTTCGCCGATCCCGCCCGAGGTGCCCACCTGGCGCCTGGTCACGTTCGCACAGGACCACGACCAGATCGGCAATCGCGCGGCCGGGGACCGTCTCTCGGCCTCGCTGTCGCCAGACCGGCTCGCCGTGGCCGCGGTGCTCACGCTGACGGCACCGGGCACGCCCATGCTCTTCATGGGCGAGGAGTGGGGTGCCTCGACGCCCTGGCAGTTCTTCACCTCGCACCCGGAGCCCGAGCTCGGGCGCGCCGTCTCGGAGGGACGCAAGGCCGAATTCGCGCGGATGGACTGGGACACCGACGCGGTGCCCGACCCGCAGGATCCGGCGACGTTCGAGCGCTCGCACCTCGACTGGGCGGAGCTCGACGACGCGCCGCACGCGCGACTCCTGGCTCTGTACCGCGAACTCGCGGCGCTGCGGCGGGACCGCCCGGAGCTGACCGATCCCGACTCGACGTCGACGCGCGTGAGCGTGCGAGAGACCGACGGCACCCCGCAGCACCGCGTCTACCGGATCGACCGCGGTGCGCTGTCGGTGCTCGTGAACCTGTCGGCGGCGCCTGCGGAGTTCGAGATCGGGGCGCATGCCACGGTGCTGCTGTCGACCGCCGCGGCGGTGCCGGATGCCGGCATCCTGGTGCTGCCGCGCGACTCGGCCGCGGTGGTCGCCCCGGCCTAG
- a CDS encoding short chain dehydrogenase, which yields MRTLVIGATGSIGGVVATTLESRGHEVIRASRNSEPSVDVTDPASVRELFAGLDDLDAVVVAVGSVGFKPLTELTRDDYLAAFTKKTLAQIEVLSQALPHVRDGGSITLTSGVLAREPLATGAAAAMANGALESFVLTAAAEAPRGIRINAVSPDVLANSPGYHSAFPGHRPVTDDEVGTAYVRAVEGVINGRILAV from the coding sequence ATGCGCACATTGGTGATCGGCGCGACAGGCAGCATCGGCGGCGTGGTCGCGACCACTCTCGAGAGCCGTGGGCATGAGGTCATCCGGGCATCGCGGAACTCCGAACCCTCGGTCGATGTCACCGACCCGGCATCCGTCCGTGAGCTCTTCGCCGGACTCGACGACCTCGACGCCGTGGTGGTCGCTGTCGGTTCCGTCGGCTTCAAGCCGCTCACCGAACTCACTCGAGACGACTATCTCGCCGCGTTCACGAAGAAGACCCTCGCACAGATCGAGGTGCTGTCCCAGGCCCTTCCGCACGTGCGCGACGGCGGGTCGATCACGCTGACGAGCGGCGTGCTGGCTCGCGAGCCCCTCGCCACCGGTGCAGCCGCCGCGATGGCGAACGGGGCCCTCGAGTCGTTCGTGCTCACGGCGGCCGCCGAGGCGCCGCGCGGCATCCGCATCAACGCCGTCTCGCCCGACGTGCTCGCGAACTCGCCCGGCTACCACTCGGCCTTCCCCGGGCACCGCCCCGTGACGGACGACGAGGTGGGTACCGCCTATGTGCGCGCCGTCGAGGGCGTCATCAACGGCCGGATCCTCGCCGTCTGA
- a CDS encoding CCA tRNA nucleotidyltransferase: MLNMADGLLRLGALAEDPVVRTLATAFADAGFDLAVVGGPVRDALLGRETHDLDFTTNASPDEILKIVKPIATAHWDIGRAFGTIGARVQGEQVEITTYRADSYDGVTRKPTVEFGDSIEGDLVRRDFTVNAMALQVPSVKLVDPTGGVEDLVAGVLRTPADPHVSFGDDPLRMLRAARFSAQLGFRVDDDTFDAIAQLRKTIEIVSPERIQSELVRLMQTDDPVRGIRVLVETDLIDEFLPEVSALRLEVDEHHHHKDVYEHSLTVLAQAIELEHSRHPGAAPDVPLRIAALLHDIGKPRTRKLEDGGVVTFHHHDIVGSRMARKRLQALRFDTETTDAVATLIELHLRFFGYAEGAWTDAAVRRYVRDAGERLERLHILTRADVTTRNKRKAGRLASAYDDIESRIAALREQEELDSIRPELDGNRIQKVLGIKPGREVGEAYRFLLDLRLDEGVLGPEVAEQRLREWWAARP; encoded by the coding sequence ATGCTCAACATGGCCGACGGCCTCCTCCGTCTCGGCGCGCTCGCCGAGGATCCGGTCGTCCGCACCCTCGCCACGGCCTTCGCCGATGCCGGCTTCGACCTCGCGGTCGTCGGCGGTCCCGTGCGCGATGCGCTGCTCGGCCGCGAGACGCACGACCTCGACTTCACGACGAACGCGTCGCCCGACGAGATCCTCAAGATCGTCAAGCCGATCGCGACGGCGCACTGGGACATCGGCCGCGCATTCGGCACGATCGGCGCACGCGTGCAGGGCGAGCAGGTCGAGATCACGACCTACCGCGCCGACAGCTACGACGGCGTGACCCGCAAGCCCACCGTCGAGTTCGGCGACTCGATCGAGGGCGACCTCGTGCGCCGCGACTTCACGGTCAACGCGATGGCCCTGCAGGTCCCGTCCGTCAAGCTCGTCGATCCGACCGGCGGGGTCGAAGACCTCGTCGCCGGCGTCCTGCGCACACCCGCCGATCCGCACGTCTCGTTCGGCGACGACCCGCTGCGGATGCTGCGCGCCGCGCGCTTCAGCGCCCAGCTCGGCTTCCGCGTCGACGACGACACGTTCGACGCGATCGCGCAGCTGCGGAAGACGATCGAGATCGTCAGCCCGGAGCGCATCCAGTCCGAGCTCGTGCGCCTCATGCAGACCGACGACCCGGTGCGCGGCATCCGCGTGCTGGTCGAGACCGACCTGATCGACGAGTTCCTTCCCGAGGTCAGTGCTCTCCGTCTCGAAGTCGACGAGCACCATCACCACAAGGACGTCTACGAGCATTCGCTCACCGTGCTCGCGCAGGCCATCGAACTCGAGCACTCCCGGCATCCCGGCGCCGCCCCCGACGTGCCCCTGCGCATCGCCGCCCTGCTGCACGACATCGGCAAGCCGCGCACCCGCAAGCTCGAAGACGGCGGCGTGGTGACGTTCCACCACCACGACATCGTCGGCTCGCGCATGGCGCGCAAGCGCCTGCAGGCACTGCGCTTCGACACCGAGACGACGGATGCCGTCGCCACCCTCATCGAGCTCCACCTGCGGTTCTTCGGCTACGCCGAGGGAGCGTGGACGGATGCCGCGGTGCGCCGCTACGTGCGCGACGCGGGCGAGCGGCTCGAGCGGCTGCACATCCTCACCCGCGCCGACGTCACCACCCGCAACAAGCGCAAGGCCGGACGCCTCGCCAGCGCCTACGACGACATCGAGTCGCGGATCGCGGCGCTCCGCGAGCAGGAGGAGCTCGACTCCATCCGCCCCGAACTCGACGGCAACCGCATCCAGAAGGTCCTGGGCATCAAGCCCGGCCGCGAGGTCGGCGAGGCGTACCGCTTCCTGCTCGACCTTCGTCTCGACGAGGGCGTGCTCGGGCCCGAGGTCGCGGAGCAGCGGCTGCGCGAGTGGTGGGCGGCGCGGCCCTGA
- a CDS encoding purple acid phosphatase family protein gives MTSPTPAVRWRRRGLTSVALLALLGGAVVAPAAFAAPNAAPEVPTGSLITGDTAWHYLDDGSDPSPAPAALRDWTLPAFDDSAWKTAPGSFGAKNGKLAAVGPVTPKTLLNHYLDGAQAPTVPTYFFRGTFELEAGVAEQVASLSSSVTYDDAIVVWINGTEVARFVDGRITDTTNVEYAGDSNGDPLTSTITAEGDVLQDGTNTVAVALFQDRETSSDIYFDMSSLTLVEASDPGTPVVAPPTRVILTPTEQPEISQSFSWLAGDASHTIGQVEIAPAAGGDTRTVDAYDAGVVNGNPNHHFSATVTDLSPATEYRYRVGLPGSWSDWFTFTTADPNATDFQFVYYGDAQIGLDTTWPSVVKQAEANAPRSIGSVHAGDLINKSSNEDEWLNWFKGMEDSATHTNVMAAPGNHEYSGDKLLTAWKAAFEYPHNNPSMESIGELADLAKGDTEVAAQYRSLFDHWSAFAAETAYYTDYQDVRFITLNATRDATFLTPPALPSCTGDDCPINQGEELWIRFQGAWLDLLLQNSPSKWNVVTFHQPVFSASEGRDEPKLRADWVPVFQRNDIDLVLMGHDHTYARGYVNTDATETPGLTTGPVYVVSNSGAKHYELETPEKNVWTNNGATQVLRGQGVTTYQVIDVSHDQLVYRSYLAEKQPNATTDLPVGAVYDTFTVTKSDAGEKWVTEAGVTPPTTEPEVPAEVELGAASVKAGGTVTVSGTGFAADAELRLELRSDPVDLGTVTVGADGAFSRSVTIPAATPAGVHTLAVIRADGTEVTASLTVTAATSGGGAVTPGAGGPAAGGLATTGADSTPYVVAAVVLLALGLGLFALRRRRKHAE, from the coding sequence ATGACCTCCCCCACCCCTGCGGTGCGGTGGCGGCGTCGCGGACTGACGTCCGTCGCGCTCCTCGCCCTGCTCGGCGGCGCCGTCGTCGCCCCCGCGGCGTTCGCCGCACCGAATGCCGCACCCGAGGTGCCGACCGGATCGCTGATCACCGGCGACACCGCCTGGCACTACCTCGACGACGGCTCCGACCCGTCCCCCGCCCCCGCGGCGCTGCGCGACTGGACGCTGCCCGCGTTCGACGACAGTGCTTGGAAGACGGCGCCCGGATCGTTCGGCGCGAAGAACGGCAAGCTCGCCGCGGTCGGTCCTGTCACACCGAAGACACTCCTGAACCACTACCTCGACGGAGCGCAGGCTCCGACGGTTCCCACCTACTTCTTCCGCGGCACGTTCGAGCTCGAGGCGGGCGTCGCTGAGCAGGTGGCGTCGCTCTCGAGCTCCGTCACCTACGACGACGCGATCGTCGTGTGGATCAACGGCACAGAGGTCGCCCGCTTCGTCGACGGCCGCATCACCGACACCACGAACGTCGAGTACGCCGGCGACTCGAACGGCGACCCGCTGACCAGCACCATCACCGCCGAGGGCGACGTCCTGCAGGACGGCACGAACACGGTCGCCGTCGCGCTCTTCCAGGACCGCGAGACCAGCTCCGACATCTACTTCGACATGTCGTCGCTCACGCTGGTCGAGGCGTCCGACCCGGGCACCCCGGTCGTCGCCCCGCCGACACGCGTCATCCTGACCCCGACCGAGCAGCCCGAGATCTCGCAGTCCTTCTCGTGGCTCGCCGGCGATGCCTCGCACACGATCGGCCAGGTCGAGATCGCACCGGCCGCCGGCGGCGACACCCGCACGGTCGACGCCTATGACGCTGGCGTGGTGAACGGCAACCCGAACCACCACTTCTCCGCCACGGTCACCGACCTCAGCCCCGCGACCGAGTACCGCTACCGCGTCGGGCTCCCGGGCAGCTGGAGCGACTGGTTCACCTTCACGACGGCCGACCCGAACGCGACGGACTTCCAGTTCGTCTACTACGGCGACGCGCAGATCGGCCTCGACACGACCTGGCCGAGCGTCGTCAAGCAGGCCGAGGCGAACGCGCCCCGATCGATCGGCTCCGTGCACGCCGGTGACCTGATCAACAAGTCCAGCAACGAGGACGAGTGGCTGAACTGGTTCAAGGGCATGGAGGACTCGGCCACGCACACCAACGTGATGGCGGCGCCGGGCAACCACGAGTACTCGGGCGACAAGCTGCTCACCGCCTGGAAGGCCGCGTTCGAGTACCCGCACAACAACCCGTCGATGGAGTCGATCGGCGAACTGGCCGACCTCGCCAAGGGCGACACCGAGGTCGCGGCGCAGTACCGCTCGCTGTTCGACCACTGGAGCGCGTTCGCTGCCGAGACCGCGTACTACACGGACTACCAGGACGTGCGCTTCATCACCCTCAACGCGACCCGCGACGCGACGTTCCTCACGCCGCCGGCTCTGCCGTCCTGCACGGGAGACGACTGCCCGATCAACCAGGGCGAGGAGCTGTGGATCCGCTTCCAGGGCGCCTGGCTCGACCTGCTCCTGCAGAACAGCCCGTCGAAGTGGAACGTCGTCACGTTCCACCAGCCGGTCTTCTCCGCATCCGAGGGTCGCGACGAGCCGAAGCTCCGTGCCGACTGGGTACCGGTCTTCCAGCGCAACGACATCGACCTCGTGCTCATGGGTCACGACCACACCTATGCGCGCGGCTACGTGAACACCGACGCGACCGAGACCCCTGGCCTCACGACCGGACCGGTCTACGTCGTCTCGAACTCGGGCGCGAAGCACTACGAGCTCGAGACCCCGGAGAAGAACGTCTGGACCAACAACGGCGCCACCCAGGTGCTGCGCGGCCAGGGCGTCACCACGTACCAGGTGATCGACGTCTCGCACGATCAGCTCGTCTACCGCTCGTACCTCGCGGAGAAGCAGCCGAACGCCACGACCGACCTTCCCGTCGGCGCCGTCTACGACACCTTCACGGTGACGAAGTCGGATGCCGGTGAGAAGTGGGTCACCGAGGCCGGGGTCACGCCCCCGACCACCGAGCCGGAGGTTCCGGCAGAGGTCGAGCTCGGGGCGGCATCCGTCAAGGCCGGTGGCACGGTCACGGTCTCGGGTACCGGATTCGCAGCGGATGCCGAGCTGCGGCTCGAGCTGCGCTCCGACCCGGTCGACCTCGGTACGGTCACCGTGGGCGCGGACGGCGCGTTCTCGCGCAGCGTGACGATCCCGGCGGCCACCCCGGCCGGCGTGCACACCCTCGCGGTGATCCGCGCCGACGGCACCGAGGTCACCGCCTCGCTCACCGTCACGGCGGCGACGTCGGGCGGCGGAGCGGTGACCCCGGGCGCCGGTGGCCCCGCTGCGGGCGGCCTCGCCACGACCGGTGCCGACAGCACCCCGTACGTGGTCGCCGCGGTGGTGCTCCTCGCGCTGGGTCTCGGCCTCTTCGCGCTGCGACGCCGCCGGAAGCACGCCGAGTAG
- the treY gene encoding malto-oligosyltrehalose synthase: MTRRPLSTYRLQISDRFPLDDAAAVTAYLADLGADWAYLSPLLAAVPGSNHGYDVVDHSRVDPDRGGAEGLERFAAAARAAGLGILVDIVPNHVGVAVPRLNPWWWDVLRLGRASRHAVAFDIDWPAGGGRLLLPILGSEPDEVIANGELVIDTSPAEDAPDGTLAYFDHVLPLAPGSGEHADDLRALLAAQHYELRFWQDQNTALNYRRFFAVVELAGIRVELPDVFAESHREIARWVRDGLADGIRVDHPDGLVDPGGYLEQLADATGGAYTLVEKILEPGEPLPSWWRTDGTTGYDALAELDRVLVDPAGVEALDRLDARLRAETGLPEAQPWPELIHTTKRMIADELLASEVHRLVRTLPHGVVRAEDALAELLACFPVYRSYLPEGIAHLQHAFADARRRRPDLAEAFDELEPLLADPALEVAQRFQQTSGAVMAKGVEDTAFYRFTRLGTLTEVGADPSIAALSVDDFHEAQAARLAAWPHSMTTLSTHDTKRSEDVRARLTVLSEIPERWAEVLDELRAVAGTGHGPLDALIWQAAVGAWPLSSERLLAYATKAAREASESTAWQHPDAAFEEGLAAIARSIEGDARPILDRFVAEIADAGRSNSLSAKLLQLTGPGVPDVYQGSELWDLSLVDPDNRRPVDFAERARLLTELDADAARGIVPPVDDSGRAKLLVTSRALRLRRDNPELFRVHRSAVVEGEAARHGIAVHRGGVTAVATRLPVGLARRGGWGDTVLMRADVPGTDVLTGRRIAAGPVRLAELLTTYPVALIEDAR, from the coding sequence ATGACCCGACGGCCCCTCTCGACGTATCGGCTGCAGATCAGCGATCGGTTCCCGCTCGATGATGCGGCCGCCGTCACGGCGTACCTCGCGGATCTCGGGGCGGACTGGGCCTACCTGTCTCCGCTGCTGGCCGCGGTGCCGGGATCGAACCACGGATACGACGTGGTCGATCACTCCCGCGTCGACCCGGATCGCGGCGGGGCCGAAGGGCTCGAACGGTTCGCGGCCGCCGCACGCGCGGCGGGGCTCGGCATCCTGGTCGACATCGTCCCGAACCACGTCGGCGTCGCGGTGCCGCGGCTGAACCCCTGGTGGTGGGATGTGCTGCGGCTCGGGCGCGCATCGCGCCACGCGGTCGCCTTCGACATCGACTGGCCGGCTGGCGGCGGCAGGCTGCTCCTGCCGATCCTCGGCTCGGAGCCCGACGAGGTCATCGCGAACGGCGAGCTCGTGATCGACACCTCCCCCGCCGAGGACGCCCCCGACGGCACCCTCGCGTACTTCGACCACGTGCTGCCGCTGGCGCCGGGGTCGGGCGAGCACGCCGACGACCTCCGCGCACTCCTCGCCGCCCAGCACTACGAGCTGCGGTTCTGGCAGGACCAGAACACCGCGCTCAACTACCGCCGCTTCTTCGCGGTCGTCGAGCTCGCCGGCATCCGCGTCGAACTCCCCGACGTCTTCGCGGAGTCGCACCGCGAGATCGCGCGGTGGGTGCGCGACGGGCTCGCCGACGGCATCCGCGTGGATCACCCGGACGGGCTGGTCGACCCCGGTGGCTACCTCGAGCAGCTGGCGGATGCCACGGGCGGGGCGTACACGCTGGTGGAGAAGATCCTCGAGCCCGGCGAGCCGCTGCCGTCCTGGTGGCGCACCGATGGGACCACGGGGTACGACGCGCTCGCGGAGCTCGACCGTGTCCTGGTCGATCCCGCGGGCGTCGAGGCGCTGGATCGGCTCGACGCACGCCTGCGCGCGGAGACCGGGCTGCCCGAAGCGCAGCCGTGGCCGGAGCTCATCCACACCACCAAGCGCATGATCGCCGACGAGCTGCTCGCGTCGGAGGTCCATCGACTCGTGCGCACCCTTCCGCACGGGGTCGTGCGCGCGGAGGATGCCCTCGCCGAGCTGCTCGCGTGCTTCCCGGTCTACCGCTCGTACCTGCCCGAGGGCATCGCGCACCTGCAGCATGCCTTCGCCGACGCCCGGCGGCGGCGTCCGGACCTTGCCGAGGCGTTCGACGAGCTGGAGCCGCTGCTCGCAGATCCGGCGCTCGAGGTCGCGCAGCGCTTCCAGCAGACGAGCGGCGCGGTCATGGCGAAGGGCGTGGAGGACACGGCCTTCTACCGGTTCACGCGTCTGGGGACGCTGACCGAGGTCGGCGCTGATCCGTCGATCGCCGCGCTGTCCGTCGACGACTTTCACGAGGCGCAGGCGGCGCGCCTGGCGGCATGGCCGCATTCCATGACGACGCTCTCGACGCACGACACCAAGCGATCCGAGGATGTAAGGGCCCGGCTCACGGTGCTGTCCGAGATCCCCGAGCGCTGGGCCGAGGTGCTCGACGAGCTCCGCGCGGTCGCCGGCACAGGCCACGGCCCGCTCGACGCCCTGATCTGGCAGGCCGCCGTCGGCGCGTGGCCGCTGTCGTCGGAGCGGTTGCTGGCGTACGCGACGAAGGCCGCCCGCGAAGCATCCGAGTCGACCGCGTGGCAGCATCCGGATGCCGCGTTCGAGGAGGGCCTGGCCGCGATCGCCCGGTCGATCGAGGGTGACGCGCGCCCGATCCTCGACCGCTTCGTCGCCGAGATCGCGGATGCCGGACGCTCGAACTCGCTCTCGGCCAAGCTGCTGCAGCTCACCGGCCCCGGAGTCCCCGACGTCTACCAGGGCAGCGAGCTGTGGGATCTGTCGCTCGTCGATCCGGACAACCGTCGGCCGGTCGACTTCGCCGAGCGGGCCCGCCTGCTGACCGAGCTGGATGCCGACGCGGCGCGCGGCATCGTTCCGCCGGTCGACGACTCCGGCCGGGCGAAGCTGCTCGTCACGTCGCGCGCGCTGCGTCTGCGCCGCGACAACCCCGAGCTCTTCCGTGTCCATCGCTCCGCGGTGGTCGAGGGCGAGGCGGCACGACACGGCATCGCCGTCCATCGCGGAGGGGTGACCGCGGTGGCGACACGCCTCCCGGTGGGGCTGGCCCGACGCGGCGGTTGGGGCGACACCGTCCTGATGCGCGCCGACGTCCCTGGAACGGACGTGCTCACCGGACGACGGATCGCCGCGGGGCCGGTACGCCTCGCGGAACTGCTGACGACGTACCCCGTGGCGTTGATCGAGGACGCACGGTGA
- a CDS encoding PIN domain-containing protein: protein MLLLDTSVLIDVDRVRLPDEALTFSAVTYSELVFGIEAASTEALRRERTARLAWLRDTLETEWLPFDTFAAESYARLAARVALQRPRHARSKDIMLAGHAAALGARIATLNPKDFELVSDLVEIVVPELR, encoded by the coding sequence ATGCTGCTTCTTGACACGTCGGTGCTCATCGATGTGGACAGAGTCCGCCTTCCCGACGAAGCGCTCACCTTCAGCGCAGTGACCTATTCGGAGCTGGTGTTCGGTATCGAGGCAGCGTCGACCGAGGCGCTTCGCCGTGAGCGCACGGCACGATTGGCATGGCTTCGAGACACCTTGGAAACGGAGTGGCTGCCTTTCGACACTTTTGCCGCCGAGAGCTATGCGCGGCTCGCGGCACGCGTCGCGCTCCAGAGGCCACGCCACGCGCGGAGCAAGGACATCATGCTCGCCGGGCACGCCGCCGCGCTCGGCGCCCGCATCGCCACTCTGAACCCCAAGGACTTCGAGCTCGTCAGCGACCTCGTCGAGATCGTCGTGCCGGAGCTGCGCTGA